From Scleropages formosus chromosome 1, fSclFor1.1, whole genome shotgun sequence, a single genomic window includes:
- the nr0b1 gene encoding nuclear receptor subfamily 0 group B member 1 encodes MACFDGCHCLSHRRRGSILYSILKNDGPAERAAHRRPEPPVPPQACSCASNRRVALRSPQVTCKAASAVLVKTLRFVKNVPCFRELPADDQLLLVRSSWAPLLVLGLAQDRVDFETTESAEPSMLQRILTGGRDEDERGDKHGAHRDVSLADIHAIKAFLNRCWGLDISTKEYAYLKGAVLFNPDLAGLRCLQHICGLQREAHRALDEHVRMMHRADGARSARLFVALSTLRSISARVVAELFFRPVIGTVDMEELLLDLFYGK; translated from the exons ATGGCGTGTTTCGACGGCTGCCACTGTCTGAGCCACAGGAGGCGCGGCAGCATCCTCTACAGCATCCTCAAGAACGACGGTCCGGCGGAGCGGGCTGCGCACCGGCGCCCCGAGCCCCCGGTCCCGCCGCAGGCCTGCTCGTGCGCCTCCAACAGGCGGGTGGCGCTCCGGAGTCCGCAGGTGACGTGCAAAGCCGCGTCGGCCGTGCTCGTGAAGACGCTGCGCTTCGTCAAGAACGTGCCGTGCTTCCGCGAGCTGCCCGCCGACGACCAGCTGCTGCTCGTGCGCAGCAGCTGGGCGCCGCTGCTCGTGCTGGGCTTGGCGCAGGACCGCGTGGACTTCGAGACCACGGAGAGCGCGGAGCCCAGCATGCTGCAGAGGATCCTGACGGGCGGCCGCGACGAGGACGAGCGCGGCGACAAGCACGGCGCCCACCGGGACGTGTCCCTGGCCGACATCCACGCCATCAAGGCGTTCCTCAACAGGTGCTGGGGGCTCGACATCAGCACCAAGGAGTACGCGTACCTGAAAGGAGCCGTGCTCTTCAACCCAG ACCTCGCGGGGCTCCGCTGCCTCCAGCACATCTGCGGCCTGCAGCGCGAGGCGCACCGGGCGCTCGACGAGCACGTGCGCATGATGCACCGCGCGGACGGCGCGCGCTCCGCCAGGCTCTTCGTCGCGCTCTCCACGCTGAGGTCCATCAGCGCGCGCGTCGTGGCCGAACTGTTCTTCAGGCCCGTCATCGGAACCGTGGACATGGAGGAGCTTTTGCTCGACTTGTTTTACGGGAAATAG